From Methylopila sp. M107, a single genomic window includes:
- a CDS encoding 2-hydroxychromene-2-carboxylate isomerase translates to MPAHVDVYFTLMSPWAYLGHDPLVALASKHGFTIGWKPVVLPALFEETGGLPLAKRAIQRRRYRDVELQRWAALRGRKLNPRPKHWPFDPSLADRAVIALLGAGKNPAGFIGSGFRAAWAEERDLGSRDVVAALIDAQGFAAAATLEAADDVVAQEAYRANRDAAIAAGVFGSPSYVLDGEVFWGQDRLDLLDAMLTGGRAPFRPIE, encoded by the coding sequence ATGCCAGCTCATGTCGACGTCTATTTCACGCTGATGTCCCCCTGGGCCTATCTCGGCCACGATCCGCTCGTCGCGCTCGCCTCGAAGCACGGCTTCACGATCGGCTGGAAGCCGGTGGTGCTGCCCGCGCTGTTCGAGGAGACCGGCGGCCTGCCGCTCGCCAAGCGCGCGATCCAGCGCCGCCGCTATCGCGACGTCGAGCTGCAGCGCTGGGCGGCGCTCCGTGGCCGCAAGCTGAACCCGCGGCCAAAGCACTGGCCGTTCGATCCCTCGCTCGCCGACCGCGCCGTGATCGCGCTGCTGGGGGCCGGCAAGAATCCCGCCGGCTTCATCGGCTCGGGCTTCCGGGCCGCCTGGGCGGAGGAGCGCGACCTCGGATCGCGCGACGTCGTCGCCGCACTGATCGACGCGCAGGGTTTTGCAGCCGCCGCGACTCTTGAGGCCGCAGACGACGTCGTCGCGCAGGAGGCCTACCGCGCCAACCGCGACGCGGCGATCGCGGCCGGCGTGTTCGGCTCGCCGTCCTATGTGCTCGACGGCGAGGTGTTCTGGGGGCAGGATCGGCTCGACCTGCTCGACGCCATGCTGACGGGCGGCAGGGCGCCGTTCCGGCCGATCGAATAG
- a CDS encoding NAD(P)H-dependent oxidoreductase, translated as MATLLHIDASGRTSRSVSRDLSRRFVEAWASRRPDDRVIRRDLAETPPPLMSEAWIAAAFTPPDRRDAAMRDALAWSDGAIDELAAADLIVLGAPMYNYGMPAALKAWVDQVIRVGRTFSFDLARGDDPIEPTLSGKRLVVLSSRGEFGFREPGPRAARNHLDPHIETVAPYLGVAAADIRTITVEYQEFGDERHAQSRADAEAAVEALVGELAGPSVRGA; from the coding sequence ATGGCGACCCTGCTCCACATCGACGCCAGCGGCCGCACGAGCCGCTCGGTCTCCAGGGACCTGTCGCGGCGCTTCGTCGAGGCCTGGGCCTCGCGGCGGCCGGACGACCGCGTCATCCGCCGCGATCTCGCCGAAACGCCGCCGCCGCTGATGTCCGAGGCGTGGATCGCCGCGGCCTTCACGCCGCCGGACCGGCGCGACGCCGCGATGCGCGACGCGCTCGCCTGGTCGGACGGAGCGATCGACGAACTCGCGGCGGCGGACCTCATCGTGCTCGGCGCGCCGATGTACAATTACGGCATGCCGGCCGCGCTGAAGGCCTGGGTCGACCAGGTGATCCGCGTCGGCAGGACCTTCTCGTTCGACCTTGCGCGCGGCGACGACCCGATCGAGCCGACGCTGTCGGGCAAGCGGCTCGTCGTGCTGAGTTCGCGCGGCGAGTTCGGGTTCCGCGAGCCCGGCCCGCGCGCGGCGCGCAACCATCTCGACCCGCATATCGAGACCGTCGCGCCCTATCTCGGCGTGGCGGCGGCCGACATCCGCACGATCACGGTCGAGTATCAGGAGTTCGGCGACGAGCGCCACGCGCAGTCGCGCGCTGATGCGGAAGCGGCGGTCGAGGCGCTCGTCGGAGAGCTGGCGGGGCCTTCGGTCAGGGGGGCGTGA
- a CDS encoding DUF6030 family protein, giving the protein MPSARLISAALAAALLIAGVASVVILRPPWARLDWASLDWAFPAPTPPAPAKPKAPSDPLARLPASLVALLTHLEPDAPGPFIRFTWMKPESFCKGLTATGLKRPQFQKHQPPMRGWNCITDLVKPIDGDDQKVSSLFISMRGLESDRLDNIRVKLNLIDPATVPATKTVARDLLYQFCRTLGWEPPPAVLDQLDGLKEGRVFEHGVSFELRKEFGEAPRYNLIIIFPRTLGSGGEDRFVTDVRRQPVAR; this is encoded by the coding sequence ATGCCATCCGCCCGGCTGATCTCCGCCGCCCTCGCCGCTGCCCTGCTGATCGCGGGCGTCGCTTCGGTCGTGATCCTGCGCCCGCCATGGGCCAGACTGGATTGGGCGTCGCTCGACTGGGCGTTTCCTGCGCCCACTCCCCCGGCGCCCGCGAAGCCGAAGGCGCCGTCCGATCCGCTCGCCCGGCTGCCGGCCTCGTTGGTCGCGCTGCTCACCCATCTCGAGCCCGACGCCCCCGGCCCGTTCATCCGCTTCACCTGGATGAAACCGGAATCCTTCTGCAAGGGGCTGACGGCGACCGGTTTGAAGCGCCCGCAGTTCCAGAAGCATCAGCCGCCGATGCGCGGCTGGAACTGCATCACGGATCTGGTGAAGCCGATCGACGGCGACGACCAGAAGGTGTCGAGCCTGTTCATCTCGATGCGCGGGCTGGAATCCGACCGCCTCGACAACATCCGCGTGAAACTGAACCTGATCGACCCGGCCACCGTTCCGGCGACCAAGACGGTGGCGCGCGATCTGCTCTACCAGTTCTGCCGCACGCTCGGCTGGGAGCCGCCGCCGGCCGTTCTCGACCAGCTCGACGGGCTGAAGGAAGGCCGCGTCTTCGAGCACGGCGTGTCGTTCGAGCTGCGCAAGGAATTCGGCGAGGCGCCGCGCTACAATCTCATCATCATATTTCCGCGCACGCTGGGCTCGGGCGGCGAGGACCGCTTCGTCACCGACGTCCGCCGGCAGCCCGTCGCGCGATAA
- a CDS encoding FAD-dependent oxidoreductase: MTDQSFRTELDADGVLGIVWDMASRSMNVLTEGAIRELADIVERVASDDQIKGAVISSGKEGSFSGGADLTMLEGLARLYASEMAKHGEAAAAKALFEESRKLSQLYRRIETSGKPFVAAINGVCLGGAFELALSCHYRIASNDKATRVGLPEVKVGLFPGAGGTQRVARMLPPGDALQMLMKGEQIRPDKARAMRLVDEVAPKDEILSKAKAWILAGGKATKPWDEKGFKLPGGPVWSKAGFMTFPPANAIYRRETQDNYPAIRAMLQAVFDGLQLPMDLALTVESWQFAKVLRSPEAAAMIRTLFVSMQELNKGARRPAGVPKSELRTVGVVGAGFMGAGVAYVSAQAGLEVVLVDRDQDAADTGKAFAQKLISGQVSKGRATGAERDALLGRILATSDYERLKDCGLVIEAVFEDPKVKAEVIQKVEAVIADDAIFASNTSTLPISGLAKTSKRPENFVGVHFFSPVEKMLLVEVIQGKETGDRAIATALDYVRAIRKTPILVKDSRGFYANRCVIAYMLEGHLMLTEGVPAAMIENAAKQAGMPVGPLSLNDEVALDLGLRIVDATRAQLGDAAVNPAQEKLLRTLVETHGRLGRKNGKGFYDYPEGAKKRLWPGLKDLQPVHLDPDAIDVAELKKRLLVTQALEAARTVEEGVVTDVREADVGAILAFGFAPYTGGPLSYIDGMGPKRFVELASALAELHGERFRPNRLLLDLAETGDTFYGRFAGEKAPAAAA, encoded by the coding sequence ATGACCGACCAGAGCTTCCGCACCGAACTCGACGCCGACGGCGTGCTTGGAATCGTCTGGGACATGGCCAGCCGTTCGATGAACGTGCTGACGGAAGGAGCGATCCGCGAGCTCGCGGACATCGTCGAGCGCGTCGCCTCGGACGATCAGATCAAGGGCGCGGTGATCTCGTCCGGCAAGGAGGGCTCGTTCTCGGGCGGGGCGGACCTCACCATGCTGGAGGGTCTCGCGCGGCTCTACGCGAGCGAGATGGCGAAGCACGGCGAGGCTGCGGCCGCGAAGGCGCTGTTCGAGGAGAGCCGCAAACTCAGCCAGCTCTACCGCCGCATCGAGACGTCTGGAAAACCCTTCGTCGCGGCGATCAACGGGGTCTGTCTCGGCGGCGCGTTCGAGCTCGCGCTCAGCTGCCATTACAGGATCGCATCGAACGACAAGGCGACGCGCGTCGGCCTGCCGGAAGTGAAGGTCGGGCTGTTCCCGGGCGCCGGCGGCACCCAGCGGGTCGCGCGCATGCTGCCCCCCGGCGACGCGCTGCAGATGCTGATGAAGGGCGAGCAGATCCGCCCCGACAAGGCGAGAGCCATGCGGCTCGTCGACGAGGTCGCCCCGAAGGACGAGATTTTGTCGAAGGCCAAGGCCTGGATCCTCGCCGGCGGCAAGGCGACAAAGCCGTGGGACGAAAAGGGTTTTAAACTCCCCGGCGGGCCGGTGTGGTCGAAGGCCGGGTTCATGACCTTTCCGCCCGCCAACGCGATCTACCGCCGCGAGACGCAAGACAACTACCCCGCGATCCGCGCCATGCTGCAGGCGGTGTTCGACGGGCTGCAGCTGCCGATGGATCTGGCGCTCACCGTCGAGAGCTGGCAGTTCGCCAAGGTGCTGCGCTCGCCCGAGGCGGCCGCCATGATCCGCACGCTGTTCGTCTCGATGCAGGAGCTGAACAAGGGGGCAAGGCGCCCCGCGGGCGTTCCGAAGAGCGAGCTCAGAACCGTCGGCGTGGTCGGCGCGGGCTTCATGGGGGCGGGCGTCGCTTACGTCTCGGCGCAGGCGGGGCTCGAGGTGGTGCTGGTCGACCGGGACCAGGACGCCGCCGACACGGGCAAGGCCTTCGCGCAAAAGCTGATCTCGGGGCAGGTCTCGAAGGGCCGGGCCACCGGCGCCGAGCGCGACGCGCTGCTCGGCCGCATCTTGGCCACGTCCGATTACGAGCGGCTGAAGGATTGCGGGCTCGTGATCGAGGCGGTGTTCGAGGACCCGAAGGTCAAGGCCGAGGTGATCCAAAAGGTCGAGGCCGTCATCGCGGACGACGCCATCTTCGCCTCCAACACCTCGACGCTGCCGATCTCGGGATTGGCCAAAACCTCGAAGCGGCCGGAGAACTTCGTCGGCGTGCACTTCTTCTCGCCGGTGGAGAAAATGCTGCTGGTCGAGGTGATCCAGGGCAAAGAGACGGGCGACCGGGCGATCGCGACGGCGCTCGACTACGTCCGGGCGATCAGGAAGACGCCGATCCTCGTCAAGGACAGTCGCGGCTTCTACGCCAATCGCTGCGTCATCGCCTACATGCTCGAGGGCCATCTGATGCTGACCGAGGGCGTGCCGGCGGCGATGATCGAGAACGCCGCGAAACAGGCCGGCATGCCGGTCGGCCCGCTCTCGCTCAACGACGAGGTCGCGCTCGACCTCGGCTTGAGGATCGTCGACGCGACCCGGGCGCAACTCGGCGACGCCGCCGTGAACCCGGCGCAGGAAAAGCTGCTCAGGACGCTGGTCGAGACCCACGGCCGGCTCGGCCGCAAGAACGGCAAGGGGTTTTATGATTATCCCGAAGGCGCCAAAAAGCGGCTCTGGCCGGGGCTGAAGGACCTGCAGCCGGTCCATCTCGACCCCGACGCGATCGACGTCGCGGAGCTGAAGAAGCGCCTGCTGGTCACCCAGGCGCTGGAGGCCGCCCGCACCGTCGAGGAGGGCGTCGTGACGGACGTGCGCGAGGCCGACGTCGGCGCGATCCTGGCCTTCGGGTTCGCGCCCTACACCGGCGGGCCGCTCTCCTACATCGACGGCATGGGCCCGAAACGGTTCGTGGAACTCGCATCCGCCCTCGCCGAGCTCCACGGCGAGCGCTTCCGCCCGAACAGGCTGCTGCTCGACCTCGCCGAGACTGGCGACACCTTCTACGGGCGGTTCGCAGGCGAAAAGGCGCCCGCCGCAGCGGCCTGA
- a CDS encoding IS110 family transposase yields MIITPGFIGCDVSKAHLDIFDGGLGRPERIPNCAEAIAALCERWRSREVFALFEATGRYDAGLRLALDAAGIPYARVNPAHARAFARAKGRLAKTDAIDAESLAAMAMTLRPDPSPARSAVRDRLAALGGRRDQLVADRAREKARREALDEPAVADDIAAHLDFLDGRIKALEAAIAALVAAEAELAQDQALLRSIPGFGPIATTVMLSVMPELGRRDPKAIAALAGLAPINRDSGAFRGKRAIGGGRRRVRRALYMAALAAIKTRQRFADIYKAMIAKGKPPKVAIIAIARKLLVVANAVLRDQTPFKAEHA; encoded by the coding sequence ATGATCATAACCCCTGGCTTCATCGGTTGCGACGTCTCCAAAGCTCATCTCGACATTTTCGACGGCGGCCTCGGCCGGCCTGAACGCATCCCGAACTGCGCGGAGGCGATCGCGGCGCTCTGCGAACGCTGGCGCTCGCGCGAGGTCTTCGCTCTGTTCGAAGCCACCGGACGCTACGATGCGGGCCTGCGGCTCGCGCTCGACGCGGCGGGCATTCCTTACGCCCGCGTCAACCCGGCCCATGCCCGCGCCTTCGCGCGCGCCAAGGGACGGCTCGCCAAAACCGACGCGATCGACGCTGAAAGCCTGGCCGCCATGGCCATGACGCTGAGGCCCGATCCCAGCCCCGCCCGCAGTGCGGTCCGCGACCGCCTGGCGGCGCTCGGCGGTCGCCGCGACCAGCTAGTCGCCGATCGCGCCCGCGAGAAAGCGCGGCGCGAAGCGCTCGACGAGCCCGCCGTGGCGGACGACATCGCCGCCCATCTCGACTTCCTCGATGGCCGCATCAAAGCGCTCGAGGCCGCGATCGCGGCGCTCGTCGCGGCCGAGGCCGAGCTGGCCCAGGACCAAGCGCTACTGCGTTCGATTCCGGGCTTCGGGCCGATCGCGACCACCGTCATGCTCTCAGTCATGCCGGAGCTCGGCCGCCGCGACCCGAAGGCCATCGCGGCGCTCGCGGGCCTCGCCCCGATCAATCGTGACAGCGGCGCGTTCCGCGGCAAGCGCGCGATCGGCGGCGGACGGCGGCGCGTGCGACGGGCGCTCTACATGGCCGCGCTCGCGGCGATCAAGACCAGGCAGCGCTTCGCCGACATCTACAAAGCCATGATCGCCAAGGGAAAACCGCCCAAGGTCGCGATCATCGCCATCGCCCGGAAGCTCCTCGTTGTCGCAAACGCAGTCCTGCGAGATCAGACACCCTTCAAAGCAGAACACGCCTGA
- a CDS encoding uracil-DNA glycosylase — MDRPPLSHDAARAALDWYVEMGVDCAIEETPQDRYAESATRKQVAAAPGPRAEQPRAAEELARPAVSTAALLSTPEEGATAAREAAASAATLEELRANLEAFDGCALKTTASRLVFADGTPGAKLMLIGEAPGREEDLSGLPFVGRSGQLLDRMLAAIGLDRSSAYIANVIPWRPPGNRTPTPQETETCLPFVRRQIELAEPDVLLALGGAAAQSLFRAKDGIMKLRGRWIDYEAGPRRIKAMATLHPAYLLRSPAQKALAWRDLKAVRQALSEG, encoded by the coding sequence ATGGACCGTCCCCCGCTCTCCCACGACGCCGCCCGCGCGGCCCTCGACTGGTATGTCGAGATGGGCGTCGACTGCGCGATCGAGGAGACGCCGCAGGACCGCTACGCCGAGAGCGCGACACGGAAGCAGGTCGCCGCGGCGCCGGGTCCACGCGCCGAGCAGCCGCGCGCGGCCGAGGAGCTTGCGCGGCCGGCGGTGTCGACCGCAGCGCTGCTTTCGACGCCCGAAGAAGGCGCGACAGCCGCGCGCGAGGCCGCGGCCTCCGCCGCGACGCTGGAGGAGCTGCGCGCGAACCTCGAGGCCTTCGACGGCTGCGCGCTGAAGACGACAGCAAGCCGGCTCGTCTTCGCCGACGGGACGCCGGGGGCGAAGCTGATGCTGATCGGCGAGGCGCCGGGACGCGAAGAGGATCTGTCGGGGCTGCCCTTCGTCGGCCGCTCCGGCCAGCTGCTCGACCGGATGCTGGCCGCGATCGGGCTCGACCGCTCGTCGGCCTATATCGCGAACGTCATCCCGTGGCGGCCGCCCGGCAACCGCACGCCGACGCCGCAGGAGACCGAGACCTGCCTTCCGTTCGTGCGCCGGCAGATCGAGCTCGCGGAGCCCGACGTGCTGCTCGCGCTCGGCGGGGCGGCGGCGCAGAGCCTGTTCCGCGCCAAGGACGGCATCATGAAGCTGCGCGGCCGCTGGATCGACTACGAGGCGGGTCCGCGCCGCATCAAGGCGATGGCGACGCTTCACCCGGCCTATCTGCTCCGGAGCCCGGCCCAGAAGGCGCTCGCCTGGCGCGACCTCAAGGCGGTCCGGCAGGCGCTTTCGGAAGGCTAA
- a CDS encoding glutathione S-transferase, with product MAEFRLHCFGESGNSYKAALPLHLAGADWEPVFVDFFGGAQRSDAFRELNEMAEAPVLEHDGLVLTQSGVILDYLAEKLGRYGGGTPEEEREILRWILFDNHKFTSYAATRRFMLAFMGTGETPVTEFLGQRMKSAWTVLEKHMEGRAFVVGDRPTIADFSLSAYLHYGDELAWSFEPYPAISAWVERIRALPGWKHPYELMRRGFPGAAT from the coding sequence GTGGCCGAATTCCGCCTCCACTGCTTCGGCGAATCCGGAAACTCCTACAAGGCCGCGCTGCCACTGCACCTTGCGGGCGCGGACTGGGAGCCGGTGTTCGTCGACTTCTTCGGCGGCGCGCAGCGGAGCGACGCGTTCCGCGAACTCAACGAGATGGCCGAAGCGCCGGTGCTCGAACATGACGGGCTGGTGCTGACCCAGTCCGGCGTCATCCTCGACTATCTCGCCGAGAAGCTCGGCCGCTACGGCGGCGGGACGCCCGAGGAGGAGCGCGAAATCCTGCGCTGGATCCTGTTCGACAACCATAAGTTCACGAGCTACGCCGCTACACGGCGCTTCATGCTGGCTTTCATGGGAACCGGCGAAACGCCCGTCACCGAATTCCTCGGACAGCGCATGAAGAGCGCCTGGACCGTGCTTGAAAAGCACATGGAGGGCCGCGCCTTCGTGGTCGGCGACCGCCCGACCATCGCGGATTTCTCGCTGTCGGCGTATCTGCACTATGGCGACGAACTCGCCTGGTCGTTCGAGCCCTATCCGGCGATCTCCGCATGGGTCGAGCGCATCCGCGCGCTGCCGGGATGGAAGCACCCTTACGAGCTGATGCGGCGCGGATTTCCGGGCGCTGCGACGTAG
- a CDS encoding multidrug efflux SMR transporter yields the protein MAWLYLAAAAVFEIVFALGMKYSQGFTKLGPSVLTAVAVAGGLGFLGLALKDLPVSVAYPIWTAVGTLGTVVFGFALLGEALTLAKVLSAVAIVGGVAGLKIASS from the coding sequence ATGGCCTGGCTCTATCTCGCGGCGGCGGCGGTCTTCGAGATCGTCTTCGCGCTCGGCATGAAATATTCGCAAGGCTTCACCAAGCTCGGACCGTCCGTCCTGACCGCGGTCGCGGTGGCGGGCGGGCTCGGCTTCCTGGGGCTCGCGCTGAAGGATCTGCCGGTCTCGGTCGCCTATCCGATCTGGACCGCGGTCGGCACGCTCGGCACCGTCGTGTTCGGCTTCGCGCTGCTCGGCGAGGCGCTGACACTCGCCAAGGTCCTGTCGGCGGTGGCGATCGTGGGCGGCGTCGCCGGCCTCAAGATCGCGTCGAGCTGA
- a CDS encoding lysophospholipid acyltransferase family protein, which translates to MVDAARAVLVFAVRVLVGARSDWSGCKPSPNRRIYFANHASHFDTLAVIAALPRPLRKTTHPVAARDYWGTGALKRFFAVDCLNSVLIDRDRKGDGDPLAPVEALLQSGRSALIFPEGTRGTGEAIAPFKGGLHRLAQRFPGVELVPVHLDNLSRVMPKGSILIVPMTCTAHFGAPIALRPAETREAFLERARAAVEALGSARAGDAA; encoded by the coding sequence ATCGTCGACGCCGCCCGCGCGGTCCTCGTCTTCGCGGTGCGCGTGCTGGTCGGCGCGCGCAGCGATTGGTCGGGGTGCAAGCCCTCGCCCAACCGGCGGATCTATTTCGCGAACCATGCGAGCCACTTCGACACGCTCGCCGTGATCGCCGCCCTGCCCCGCCCCTTGCGCAAGACCACCCATCCGGTCGCCGCCCGCGACTACTGGGGAACCGGCGCGCTAAAACGCTTCTTCGCGGTCGACTGCCTGAACTCCGTGCTGATCGACCGCGACCGCAAGGGCGACGGCGACCCGCTCGCGCCCGTCGAGGCGCTGCTGCAGTCCGGCCGCTCGGCGCTGATCTTTCCCGAAGGCACGCGCGGCACGGGCGAGGCCATCGCGCCGTTCAAGGGCGGTCTCCACCGGCTGGCGCAGCGGTTTCCGGGCGTCGAGCTGGTGCCGGTCCATCTGGACAATCTGTCGCGCGTCATGCCGAAGGGGTCGATCCTGATCGTGCCGATGACCTGCACGGCGCATTTCGGTGCGCCGATCGCGCTTCGGCCGGCCGAGACCCGCGAGGCCTTTCTGGAGCGCGCCCGCGCGGCCGTCGAGGCGCTCGGGTCGGCGCGCGCGGGAGACGCCGCATGA
- a CDS encoding acetyl-CoA C-acetyltransferase — MPDAYIFDAVRTPRGRGKADGSLHEVSTLGLAVTALRALAERNGLDTGRIDDVVLGCVDPVGEAGGDIARAAALAADYGIRVPGVQINRFCASGLDAVNFAAAQVMAGQHDLVVGGGVESMSRVGLGASGGAWPMDPAIAIKSYFMPQGVSADLVATKYGFSRDDCDAYAVESQKRAAAAWAEGRFAGSVVPVRDVNDIVLLDRDEHMRPDATMQSLGSLKPSFAEMGEMGGFDAVASYAHPEVEQVNHVHHAGNSSGIVDGAAAVLVGSKAAGEAAGLKPRARIKAFANIGSEPALMLTGPVDVTKKVLARSGMEISDIDLFEVNEAFASVVLRYLQAFGLGSDKVNVNGGAIAMGHPLGATGAMILGTAIDELERSGKETALVTLCIGAGMGTATIVERV; from the coding sequence ATGCCCGACGCTTACATTTTCGACGCGGTCCGGACGCCTCGTGGTCGGGGCAAGGCGGATGGGTCTTTGCACGAGGTGTCGACGCTCGGGCTTGCGGTGACGGCGCTTCGGGCGCTGGCGGAGCGGAACGGGCTGGATACGGGGCGGATCGACGACGTGGTGCTCGGCTGCGTGGACCCGGTCGGGGAGGCTGGCGGCGACATCGCGCGGGCGGCGGCTTTGGCTGCGGATTACGGGATCCGGGTTCCGGGCGTGCAGATCAACCGGTTCTGCGCCTCGGGGCTCGACGCGGTGAACTTCGCGGCCGCGCAGGTGATGGCGGGGCAGCACGATCTCGTGGTCGGGGGCGGGGTGGAGAGCATGAGCCGGGTCGGGCTCGGCGCCTCGGGCGGGGCCTGGCCGATGGACCCTGCGATCGCGATCAAGTCCTACTTCATGCCGCAGGGCGTCTCGGCCGACCTTGTCGCGACGAAGTACGGGTTTTCGCGTGACGACTGCGACGCTTACGCGGTCGAGAGCCAGAAGCGCGCCGCGGCGGCATGGGCCGAGGGGCGGTTCGCGGGGTCGGTCGTGCCCGTGCGCGACGTCAACGACATCGTCCTGCTCGACCGCGACGAGCACATGCGGCCCGACGCCACCATGCAGTCGCTCGGGAGCCTAAAACCGTCCTTCGCCGAGATGGGCGAGATGGGCGGGTTCGACGCGGTGGCGTCCTATGCGCATCCCGAGGTCGAGCAGGTCAATCACGTCCACCATGCCGGCAATTCTTCGGGCATCGTGGACGGTGCGGCGGCCGTGCTGGTCGGCTCGAAGGCGGCCGGCGAAGCCGCGGGGCTCAAACCCCGTGCGCGAATAAAAGCGTTCGCGAATATCGGGTCGGAGCCGGCGCTGATGCTGACGGGGCCGGTCGACGTCACGAAGAAGGTTCTGGCGCGTTCGGGCATGGAGATCTCTGACATCGACCTGTTCGAGGTCAACGAGGCCTTCGCCTCCGTGGTGCTGCGCTATCTCCAGGCGTTCGGGCTTGGATCGGACAAGGTCAACGTCAATGGCGGCGCGATCGCGATGGGGCACCCGCTCGGCGCGACCGGCGCGATGATTCTCGGAACCGCGATCGACGAGCTGGAGCGCTCGGGCAAAGAGACCGCGCTGGTGACGCTGTGCATCGGGGCGGGCATGGGCACGGCGACGATCGTGGAGCGGGTGTGA
- a CDS encoding CDP-alcohol phosphatidyltransferase family protein → MPSEVPDAPLDPARRPIASRDAGWAKAIAARLAASSVTPNQISGVSVVFAAIGCALIGLADNPLGWLFAALCVQLRLVCNLLDGMVAIEGGKKSAVGAIWNEFPDRVADTLLLVPIGYAAGIGWAGWAAALLAALTAYVRVFGGSLGLTQDFSGIMAKQRRMALLTVGLVAQSIEWTFSDTRWSLGVAIVLIAAGSAITCATRTLAIGRELEAR, encoded by the coding sequence ATGCCGTCAGAGGTTCCAGACGCTCCGCTCGACCCCGCCCGCCGTCCGATCGCGAGCCGCGACGCGGGCTGGGCCAAGGCGATCGCGGCGAGGCTCGCGGCGTCGAGCGTGACGCCGAATCAGATCTCCGGCGTCTCGGTGGTCTTCGCCGCCATCGGCTGCGCGCTGATCGGGCTTGCGGACAACCCTCTCGGCTGGCTGTTCGCAGCCCTTTGCGTCCAGCTCCGCCTCGTCTGCAACCTGCTCGACGGCATGGTGGCGATCGAGGGCGGCAAGAAGTCCGCCGTCGGGGCGATCTGGAACGAGTTTCCGGACCGCGTCGCCGACACGCTGCTGCTGGTCCCGATCGGCTACGCGGCCGGCATCGGCTGGGCCGGCTGGGCGGCCGCGCTGCTCGCGGCGCTCACCGCTTACGTGCGGGTGTTCGGCGGCTCGCTCGGGCTGACGCAGGATTTTTCAGGGATCATGGCGAAGCAGCGGCGCATGGCGCTGCTGACAGTCGGGCTCGTCGCGCAGTCGATCGAGTGGACGTTTTCGGATACGCGCTGGTCGCTTGGCGTCGCGATCGTCCTTATCGCGGCGGGAAGCGCCATCACCTGTGCGACGCGCACGCTTGCGATCGGCCGGGAGCTCGAGGCGCGATGA
- a CDS encoding LysR substrate-binding domain-containing protein, with the protein MDEFSSSQTDGRRLPPLGALRAFEAAGRRLSFQRAAEELGVTPTAISHQIRQLEEQLGLSLFERKPRKVALTEAGLALLPALTRGFDEMSTAIDALRRKPVRKVATLSATVAFTAKLLAPRAARFRELNPGWDLRLHASDDPVDLAGGEADAAIRYGLGSGGGLTRRPLMTDRFAPVASPRLSLTRPDDLANHALIHFDWRVGAGATVPTWTKWVEAAGLPLADPRAGATFNDETSAILAAAAGQGVALLSLELVAAELGSGVLVQPFGPVLEGWRYDFVFPETAGERPAVLALRRWIEAEFVSGPEVEGHGRRRSDFAVGTGSG; encoded by the coding sequence ATGGATGAGTTCAGTTCATCTCAAACCGACGGCAGGCGCCTTCCCCCGCTCGGAGCGCTGCGAGCCTTCGAGGCCGCCGGCCGCCGTCTCAGTTTTCAGCGCGCCGCGGAAGAGCTTGGCGTCACGCCGACCGCGATCAGCCACCAGATCCGGCAGTTGGAGGAGCAGCTCGGCCTGTCGCTGTTCGAGCGGAAGCCCCGCAAGGTCGCGCTCACCGAGGCCGGCCTCGCGCTGCTGCCGGCGCTGACTCGCGGCTTCGACGAGATGTCCACGGCGATCGACGCCTTGCGCCGAAAGCCCGTCCGCAAGGTCGCGACGCTGTCCGCGACGGTCGCGTTCACCGCAAAGCTGCTGGCGCCCCGCGCGGCCCGGTTTCGCGAGCTCAATCCCGGCTGGGACCTGAGACTTCACGCCTCCGACGACCCGGTCGACCTCGCGGGCGGCGAGGCGGACGCCGCGATCCGCTATGGGCTCGGGTCAGGCGGCGGGCTGACCCGGCGACCGCTAATGACGGACCGTTTCGCGCCGGTCGCGAGCCCGCGGCTCAGCCTGACGCGCCCGGATGATCTCGCAAACCACGCGCTGATCCACTTCGACTGGCGCGTGGGGGCCGGCGCCACCGTGCCGACATGGACCAAATGGGTGGAGGCCGCCGGCCTCCCTTTGGCGGACCCGCGCGCCGGCGCGACGTTCAACGACGAGACCAGCGCGATCCTCGCCGCCGCCGCAGGTCAGGGCGTGGCGCTGCTCAGCCTCGAACTGGTCGCGGCGGAACTCGGCTCGGGCGTGCTGGTCCAGCCGTTCGGCCCCGTGCTCGAGGGCTGGCGCTACGACTTCGTGTTTCCGGAGACTGCGGGAGAACGGCCGGCGGTGCTTGCGCTCCGAAGGTGGATTGAGGCGGAATTCGTGAGCGGGCCCGAAGTTGAAGGCCATGGACGGCGCCGCTCCGACTTTGCCGTCGGGACCGGGAGCGGCTAG